From one Drosophila subpulchrella strain 33 F10 #4 breed RU33 chromosome 3L, RU_Dsub_v1.1 Primary Assembly, whole genome shotgun sequence genomic stretch:
- the LOC119553998 gene encoding eukaryotic translation initiation factor 4E1 produces MVYTGFESNGLQNAGETEWVQYGEPNDWEQSLAVYDGVDLMSGDEQEMPSLNRVMSLIDYDLAMKHPLERTWTLWHWENDRTKSWTEMLSDVTSFNTVEDFFSVYYFVKPPSDLKIFNDYMVFKEGVRPMWEDDANKEGGRWIMLLDKASKGFIDKLWHDLLLCMIGECFQFSDEICGVVINVRNKANKLSLWTRDSRNSRAILSIGTQMKELLQLGELELQYQLHKDAMVQHGPNVHSIYKL; encoded by the exons atggtgTACACCGGTTTCGAAAGCAACGGATTACAAAATGCTGGGGAAACTG AATGGGTGCAATATGGCGAACCCAACGACTGGGAGCAGAGTCTGGCCGTTTATGATGGAGTGGATCTAATGAGCGGCGATGAGCAGGAGATGCCCTCCTTGAACCGGGTGATGAGCCTCATTGACTACGACTTGGCCATGAAGCATCCACTGGAGCGCACTTGGACTCTTTGGCACTGGGAGAACGATCGCACCAAGAGCTGGACCGAAATGCTCAGCGATGTGACCAGTTTCAATACTGTGGAGGACTTCTTTAG TGTGTACTATTTTGTCAAGCCGCCATCGGATCTCAAGATCTTCAACGACTATATGGTCTTTAAGGAAGGTGTACG GCCCATGTGGGAGGATGATGCTAACAAGGAGGGCGGTCGTTGGATTATGCTGTTAGACAAGGCCTCCAAGGGCTTTATAGATAAGTTGTGGCACGATTTG CTTTTGTGCATGATTGGGGAGTGCTTCCAATTTTCAGACGAGATATGTGGAGTGGTCATCAACGTGCGCAATAAGGCTAATAAGTTGT CCCTTTGGACAAGGGATTCGCGTAATTCCCGTGCCATCCTGTCCATTGGCACCCAGATGAAGGAGCTGCTGCAGCTGGGCGAATTGGAGCTCCAGTACCAGCTGCACAAGGACGCCATGGTGCAGCACGGACCCAACGTGCATTCCATATACAAATTGTAG
- the LOC119553348 gene encoding uncharacterized protein LOC119553348, with the protein MLVKVLMLALLAVLSQAKPQLLVTTPVSYATGAGGTWLATAPSSAYYPAYASYPAYAAYAYAPVYGAYATYPYYPYLRR; encoded by the exons ATGTTGGTCAAGGTCTTAATG CTCGCATTGCTCGCGGTCCTGAGCCAGGCGAAGCCCCAGCTGTTGGTCACGACGCCAGTGAGTTATGCAACCGGCGCGGGGGGCACCTGGCTGGCCACCGCCCCCTCCTCCGCCTACTACCCCGCCTATGCCAGCTATCCGGCCtacgcggcgtatgcgtatGCACCGGTTTATGGCGCATACGCCACGTATCCCTACTACCCGTATCTAAGGCGCTGA
- the LOC119554390 gene encoding cuticle protein 16.5: MKFFAVCFFAVVAVAAAKPGIVAPLAAAPLAYTAPAVVGSAAYVAPYASSYTANTVSHSAAFPAAYTAAYTAPIAAAYSAPLAAAAYAAPAAYTAAYTAPVAAAYTAPIARYAAAPFAAAYTAPFAAAAPVLLKK, translated from the exons ATGAAATTC TTCGCCGTCTGCTTCTTCGCTGTTGTGGCTGTGGCTGCTGCCAAGCCTGGTATTGTGGCTCCTCTGGCCGCCGCTCCTCTGGCTTATACCGCTCCCGCTGTGGTGGGCAGTGCTGCCTACGTGGCTCCCTACGCCTCCAGCTACACCGCCAACACGGTTTCCCACAGCGCCGCCTTCCCCGCCGCCTACACCGCCGCCTATACCGCCCCCATTGCCGCCGCCTACAGCGCCCCCCTCGCTGCCGCCGCCTACGCCGCCCCTGCTGCATACACCGCTGCCTATACCGCTCCCGTGGCCGCCGCCTACACCGCCCCCATTGCCCGCTATGCCGCCGCTCCCTTCGCAGCCGCCTACACCGCCCCCTTCGCCGCCGCTGCTCCCGTTCTGCTGAAGAAGTAA
- the LOC119554081 gene encoding cuticle protein 16.5, with translation MFKFAAIFFAVVAVASAKPGIVAPLAAAPLAYTAPAVVGSAAYVVPYASSYTANTVAHSAAFPAAYTAAYTAPIAAAYTAPIAAPLAAAAYTAPYTRFAAPYAAPYAAAYTSPLAYSSPYVARPYVAAAAAPLLLKK, from the exons ATGTTCAAATTC GCTGCTATCTTCTTCGCTGTTGTGGCTGTGGCTTCCGCTAAGCCTGGTATTGTGGCGCCTCTGGCCGCTGCTCCTCTGGCCTATACCGCTCCCGCTGTGGTGGGCAGTGCCGCCTACGTGGTTCCCTACGCCTCCAGCTACACCGCCAACACGGTGGCCCACAGCGCCGCCTTCCCCGCCGCTTACACCGCCGCCTATACCGCCCCTATTGCTGCCGCCTATACCGCTCCCATCGCTGCTCCTTTGGCCGCCGCCGCCTACACCGCCCCCTACACCCGCTTCGCCGCCCCCTACGCCGCCCCCTATGCCGCCGCCTACACCTCCCCTCTGGCCTACAGCTCGCCATACGTGGCCCGTCCCTACgtcgccgccgccgccgctccTCTGCTGCTGAAGAAGTAA